CACGTATACTTGCATCTCTTCTCTGGCCATTTGCATCTTTTGAAGCTCATCCCTCATGTTACTGCATTCTGTTTGGCACTGATTCAGCTTGGTCTGTAAAGGAAGATTGTAgaaattcagaagaaaatacaaatacagTGAGTCACCTCTCACCCATGCACCGCCTCttttatcaggggtctgtccagacattttgtgaaaggtccagTTTTcgtaaaattgcgaaaaaactattcataatttgtgaataataATCGTTAattcacattctttcaaccagggtcctgcttttgtgaatttgtacAAATAGTgccctgttattgcaaaaattgctgaaaacctttccaagaagtttttaaattgtaaataggtACGAAAAtcatgcaacatacaaatatttggtatttagcctatactgctcaacacagaatattcatttcggacgaataatggaaacaaaatcactcacgtttttaataatttcaattgacatattttaaataacacaacttagtaatgtatcacttttaatgtgttatgcATGAAGTaaacttaaactaaaaaattcttaaatttataatattttatataagaaattgccagaaattaatctttatttacataatattctattaattaatttaatgaataaataaaaattgatcaattatttatttacaaaaaaaatgatttagtaTTAATAAGAATGCGCACGCGATGTTTGTAaaagcagaaatattttcttagaatactccatttggaatttaaacttagggaaacttaGTTTGTCTCAAACcgtctccccccccccctcgggaagggtttattcgattaacaaaacaataatgaagataaacaaatttgcgaagagtccgattaaaagataaattattttgtgaaggagg
This genomic stretch from Parasteatoda tepidariorum isolate YZ-2023 unplaced genomic scaffold, CAS_Ptep_4.0 HiC_scaffold_2666, whole genome shotgun sequence harbors:
- the LOC122273180 gene encoding nuclear distribution protein nudE homolog 1-A-like codes for the protein MSGQTPDKRGGAWVRGDSLYLYFLLNFYNLPLQTKLNQCQTECSNMRDELQKMQMAREEMQVYVRKLEQKNDDFERATRASLMSLEDFETRLNQAIERNAFLENELDEKENMAVLIQRLKDEAR